One window of the Xiphophorus couchianus chromosome 12, X_couchianus-1.0, whole genome shotgun sequence genome contains the following:
- the uqcc3 gene encoding ubiquinol-cytochrome-c reductase complex assembly factor 3, which translates to MSGMRTTLISTAAIASMGLGYGLWSVISPGEQRRKEMLKNLPESNPVRMEETRQRNAMLMQVLKDAAETSDNLARGLGPEK; encoded by the exons ATGAGCGGGATGCGGACAACTCTGATCTCCACCGCGGCGATTGCTTCCATGGGGCTCGGATATGGACTATGGTCTGTGATATCTCCAGGAGAACAGCGAAGGAAAGAGATGCTGAAG AACCTCCCTGAATCAAACCCAGTGAGGATGGAAGAGACGAGGCAGAGGAATGCCATGCTGATGCAAGTCTTAAAGGACGCTGCTGAAACCAGCGACAACCTTGCAAGAGGATTAGGACCTGAAAAGTAG